The Streptomyces sp. NBC_00576 genome contains the following window.
CCGGCCAGGCCCTCCCCGGGCACGACGGCCACGACGGCCCGCTGCACCCGCTCCCGGGGCGGACGTCCGGCGCCGCCGGTGTGCACGTCGCCGACCCCGAAGTGCGTGATCCGGATCCGGTACGGCCGCCCTGCCTCGACGCCCGCCTCCACGGCGGCGCCGGCGTCGTCGACGTGGACGTGCACGTTCCACAGCCCGTCGCCCCCGACCACGACGAGCGAGTCCCCGAGCCCGTCGAGCCGCTCCCGGAGCCGCGCGACAGCCGCGTCCTCGGCCTCCAGGAGGTAGATGACCTCGAAGGCGGGCCCGGAGGCGGCGTCCGCACACTCGTCCGGGCCGTCGAGACCGGGCGCCGGCACCTCAGCTACCTCGGACCGAATCGGCACGCGCACGCGTGCCGCCCCCGCGGCCCCCGGCACGCCACCCCCCGGCGCCTCCCCCCTGAAGGTCTCCACCAGCGCCCCGAGCACCGTCACCAGTCCCCGCCCGCCCGCGTCGACGACGCCCGCGCGCCCCAGGACGGCCAGTTGGCCCGGGGTGGCGGCCAACGCGGCCGAGGCACCCTCGTAGGCGGCTCTGGCCACCGTCCCACAGTCGCCCTCCGCCTCTGTCGCGGCGTCGGCGGCGGCCGAGGCCACAGTGAGGACCGTGCCCTCGACCGGGTGGGCCACGGCCTGCCGGGCGGCGTCGGCCGCGTGCCGCAGGGCCAGGCACAGGCCGGGGCCGTCGATGTGGGCGCTTTCGCCGTCCGCGTCGGCGGCCAGCACCTGGGCCATGCCGCGCAGCAGCTGCGCCATGATCGTGCCGGAGTTGCCGCGGGCCCCTATCAGCGCTCCGTGGGCCATCGCCCGGGCCGCGTCGGCCAGCGTCGGAGCCCCGGCCGTACCGGCCGGTCCCGTCCCGGTCTCGTGTCCGGCGAAGGCCGCCTCGACCGCCGCGCACGCCGATTCCAGCGTCAGATAGAGGTTGGTTCCGGTGTCCCCGTCGGCGACCGGGTAGACATTGATCGCGTCGATCTCCTCGCGCGCCCGCCCCAGGGCGGCCAGCGCGAGTCCGCACCAGGTGCGTACCGCGAGAGCATCGAAGAATGTCTGCGGCACCTGCGGCA
Protein-coding sequences here:
- a CDS encoding DAK2 domain-containing protein, with translation MPQVPQTFFDALAVRTWCGLALAALGRAREEIDAINVYPVADGDTGTNLYLTLESACAAVEAAFAGHETGTGPAGTAGAPTLADAARAMAHGALIGARGNSGTIMAQLLRGMAQVLAADADGESAHIDGPGLCLALRHAADAARQAVAHPVEGTVLTVASAAADAATEAEGDCGTVARAAYEGASAALAATPGQLAVLGRAGVVDAGGRGLVTVLGALVETFRGEAPGGGVPGAAGAARVRVPIRSEVAEVPAPGLDGPDECADAASGPAFEVIYLLEAEDAAVARLRERLDGLGDSLVVVGGDGLWNVHVHVDDAGAAVEAGVEAGRPYRIRITHFGVGDVHTGGAGRPPRERVQRAVVAVVPGEGLAGLYGAAGATTVLARPGEPPVSGELVEAVRRAHAREVVLLPNDADLRHTAAAAAEQARSEGIRVALIPTRSAVQGIAALAVHEPERRFDEDVVAMTSAAGATRYAELAVAERQSWTMAGICQTGDVLGLIDGDVAVIGSDVTATAEAVIDRMLQAGGEMVTLVLGDEAPQSIAGHLEARVREGYLAVDTVVYRGGRQGALLLIGVE